The Winogradskyella schleiferi genome has a window encoding:
- a CDS encoding RNA polymerase sigma factor: protein MSLEQLIKNCINQDAQAQSQLYKQYASKLFSLCLKYSKNYAEAEDNLHDAFITIFSKIAQYKNKGSFEGWLKRIAMNTALQRYREDVGVYDIVNEGNIKDVEVDINENDVGIEYLLKIIQELPDRYRLVFNLYVLDGYSHVEISELINISTGTSKSNLARARMILKEKIEAHNATPNSQSL, encoded by the coding sequence GTGAGTTTAGAACAACTCATAAAAAATTGTATTAATCAAGATGCTCAAGCTCAAAGCCAATTATACAAGCAGTATGCAAGTAAACTATTTTCGCTTTGTCTTAAGTACTCTAAAAACTATGCGGAAGCGGAAGATAATCTGCATGATGCATTTATAACTATTTTTAGTAAAATAGCACAATATAAAAATAAAGGGTCTTTTGAGGGTTGGCTCAAACGAATCGCCATGAATACAGCATTGCAACGCTACAGGGAAGATGTTGGTGTTTATGACATTGTTAATGAAGGTAATATTAAAGATGTAGAAGTAGATATTAATGAAAATGATGTTGGTATTGAGTACTTACTGAAAATCATTCAAGAGTTGCCAGACAGATATCGATTGGTATTTAACTTATATGTTTTAGATGGGTATTCCCATGTTGAAATTAGTGAGTTGATAAATATTTCAACCGGCACCTCAAAATCTAACTTAGCGCGAGCAAGAATGATTTTAAAAGAAAAGATAGAAGCCCATAACGCGACCCCAAATTCGCAGAGTTTATAA
- a CDS encoding lysophospholipid acyltransferase family protein, protein MAFFKYPFWLLYRIWFYVLVAIPIIVLFPLLIISISREQWYPYFFKLARIWSKFILIGMGFGYKITREETPDPNMSYMFVANHTSMADIMMMLVAVKNPFVFVGKKELAKIPLFGFFYKRTCILVDRTSAKSRQAVFLRAQRRLKQGLSICIFPEGGVPEGNILLDEFKDGAFRLAVNHQIPVVPITFYDNKKRFSYVFFSGSPGKMRAKIHKFIPTKGLTIADTKTLNENVRTIIWKALTNGLSTKKSHSNQE, encoded by the coding sequence ATGGCATTTTTCAAATATCCATTCTGGTTGTTATATCGCATTTGGTTCTATGTTTTGGTGGCCATTCCAATTATTGTGCTGTTTCCTTTATTGATTATTTCCATATCTAGAGAGCAATGGTATCCATACTTTTTTAAGTTGGCTCGTATATGGTCTAAATTTATTTTAATTGGTATGGGTTTTGGCTATAAAATTACAAGGGAAGAAACGCCAGATCCAAACATGAGTTATATGTTTGTGGCCAATCACACTTCAATGGCAGATATAATGATGATGCTTGTTGCGGTTAAGAATCCATTTGTATTTGTTGGAAAGAAAGAGTTGGCTAAAATCCCGCTCTTCGGATTCTTTTATAAACGCACCTGTATTCTGGTGGATAGAACTAGTGCCAAAAGCAGACAAGCGGTTTTTTTAAGGGCACAACGACGCTTAAAACAAGGCTTGAGTATTTGTATTTTTCCTGAAGGTGGCGTGCCAGAAGGAAATATTTTGTTAGACGAATTTAAAGACGGAGCGTTCCGTTTGGCGGTAAACCATCAAATTCCTGTGGTGCCCATTACATTTTACGATAATAAAAAGCGTTTTTCTTATGTTTTTTTTAGTGGTAGTCCTGGGAAAATGCGCGCCAAGATTCATAAATTTATCCCTACGAAAGGTTTAACTATTGCAGACACAAAAACTCTCAATGAAAACGTTAGAACGATCATTTGGAAGGCACTTACAAATGGCTTAAGCACAAAAAAAAGCCACTCCAACCAAGAGTAG